A section of the Rossellomorea marisflavi genome encodes:
- a CDS encoding PTS fructose transporter subunit IIABC, which yields MRITELLTKETIQLNISSDSKSGVIDELVTVLDKAGKLQDVQEFKKAILNREAQSTTGIGEGIAIPHAKTAAVKSPAIAFGKSVEGLDYESLDGTPAHLFFMIAATDGANQTHLEALSRLSSLLMDPEVRQALLSAQSEDEVITIINTHDQEEEEEAVEESDSSSSKILAVTACPTGIAHTYMAADALKAKAKELGFDVKVETNGSGGAKNILTAEEIENAPAIIVAADTKVEMERFKGKRVIQVPVAEAIRKPADLLSRAEKQDAPVYSGGGNKEEDTSKESKGKSGFYKHLMNGVSNMLPFVVGGGILIAISFLFGPQSANPDSSEYNQFAAIINTIGGSNAFFLMIPVLAGFIASSIADRPGFAPGMVGGLIAATGDSGFLGGLIAGFLAGYVTLGIKRATKNFPQALEGIKPVLIYPLFAIFITGFIMLQFLVEPLSAVNTWLQSWLEGLGTGNLIFLGLILGGMMAVDMGGPINKAAFTFGIAMIEGGNLAPHAAIMAGGMVPPLGLALATTFFKSKFNENERKAGIPAYFMGASFITEGAIPFAAADPLRVIPSAVVGSAVAGALTMVFHIGLPAPHGGIFVFPVVEGNAFLYLLAVLIGSVITAIMVGLLKKPVK from the coding sequence ATGAGGATTACAGAACTACTCACAAAAGAAACCATCCAGTTGAATATTTCCTCTGATTCAAAATCAGGAGTCATTGATGAATTGGTTACGGTTCTAGATAAAGCAGGTAAACTGCAGGATGTACAGGAATTCAAAAAAGCCATCCTGAATCGTGAAGCACAAAGCACGACGGGGATTGGAGAAGGAATTGCCATTCCCCATGCAAAAACGGCAGCGGTAAAGTCGCCGGCCATCGCATTCGGGAAATCGGTAGAAGGGCTAGACTATGAGTCCCTTGACGGTACACCTGCGCATTTGTTCTTTATGATTGCGGCAACTGATGGTGCCAATCAGACGCATTTGGAGGCCCTGAGCCGTCTTTCTTCCCTCCTGATGGACCCAGAGGTGCGCCAGGCGTTGCTTTCTGCACAGTCTGAAGATGAAGTCATCACGATCATCAATACTCATGATCAAGAAGAAGAGGAAGAAGCAGTTGAAGAGTCTGATTCCTCTTCAAGCAAGATCCTTGCAGTAACTGCCTGTCCGACAGGTATCGCTCATACCTATATGGCCGCTGATGCCCTCAAAGCAAAAGCCAAAGAGCTTGGTTTCGATGTGAAGGTCGAGACAAATGGTTCCGGCGGGGCAAAGAACATCCTTACTGCGGAGGAAATTGAAAACGCTCCAGCGATCATCGTGGCAGCCGATACAAAGGTTGAGATGGAACGCTTTAAAGGGAAACGTGTCATCCAGGTACCGGTGGCTGAAGCCATCAGGAAACCGGCGGATCTCCTCTCCCGTGCAGAAAAGCAGGATGCACCCGTCTACAGTGGTGGTGGCAATAAAGAAGAAGACACGTCCAAGGAAAGCAAAGGGAAGTCAGGATTCTATAAGCATCTGATGAATGGTGTATCCAATATGCTTCCATTCGTTGTCGGCGGTGGGATCCTCATTGCGATCTCGTTCTTATTCGGTCCTCAATCGGCCAATCCTGATTCTTCTGAATACAATCAATTCGCAGCGATCATCAACACAATCGGTGGGAGCAATGCGTTCTTCCTGATGATTCCTGTCCTTGCCGGGTTCATTGCTTCCAGTATCGCAGACCGTCCTGGTTTTGCACCTGGTATGGTCGGTGGTCTGATTGCAGCAACCGGTGACAGTGGATTCCTCGGTGGTCTGATCGCCGGATTCCTTGCCGGGTATGTCACTCTTGGAATCAAACGTGCTACGAAGAACTTCCCGCAGGCGTTGGAAGGAATCAAACCTGTTCTGATCTATCCATTGTTCGCTATTTTCATCACGGGCTTCATTATGCTTCAATTCCTTGTGGAACCACTGAGTGCAGTCAACACTTGGCTTCAAAGCTGGCTTGAGGGTCTTGGGACAGGAAATCTTATTTTCCTCGGACTCATCCTTGGCGGTATGATGGCGGTCGATATGGGTGGTCCGATCAACAAAGCGGCCTTTACATTCGGTATTGCCATGATCGAAGGTGGGAACCTTGCTCCCCATGCGGCCATCATGGCTGGTGGGATGGTGCCACCGCTTGGTCTCGCTCTTGCGACAACCTTCTTTAAAAGCAAGTTCAATGAAAATGAACGGAAAGCAGGGATTCCTGCGTACTTCATGGGTGCTTCCTTCATTACAGAAGGAGCAATCCCGTTTGCGGCAGCTGATCCCCTCAGGGTCATCCCATCGGCTGTAGTCGGATCGGCTGTAGCCGGTGCCTTGACGATGGTATTCCACATCGGGCTTCCTGCCCCTCACGGAGGAATCTTCGTCTTCCCGGTCGTCGAAGGGAATGCATTCCTATACCTGCTGGCCGTATTGATCGGTTCTGTGATCACAGCAATCATGGTAGGGCTTTTGAAGAAACCAGTGAAATAA
- a CDS encoding MgtC/SapB family protein — MTPIDTTLLLKLGISAILGLIIGLERELKRKPVGLKTSLVICIVSCLLTIVSIEAAYVSPKSDHVNITMDPLRLAAQIVSGIGFLGAGVILRKGNDSISGLTTAAMIWGAAGIGIAVGAGFYWEATVGVILLIFSVEVIPVIITYLGPRRLREKELSLKATIEQKKEIKSIIEQIKSEEITIENIRIKDLKNDLHLLELKIIVDFRKKTVDIYYTISDIPGIIDVEIESL, encoded by the coding sequence ATGACGCCGATTGACACCACCCTGCTATTAAAATTGGGCATTTCCGCTATACTCGGATTGATCATAGGGCTTGAAAGGGAACTGAAACGGAAGCCTGTAGGATTGAAAACATCGCTCGTCATCTGCATCGTCAGCTGCCTCCTGACGATCGTTTCCATCGAGGCGGCCTATGTGTCCCCTAAATCCGATCACGTGAATATCACCATGGATCCCCTTCGACTGGCTGCACAGATTGTATCAGGAATCGGTTTCCTTGGCGCAGGCGTCATCCTCAGGAAAGGGAATGACAGCATTTCCGGGCTGACGACAGCCGCCATGATCTGGGGAGCCGCCGGCATCGGCATCGCCGTCGGGGCAGGTTTTTACTGGGAAGCGACCGTGGGGGTCATCTTATTGATTTTTTCAGTAGAGGTGATCCCGGTCATCATCACGTACCTTGGGCCAAGGCGGTTGAGGGAAAAAGAGCTGTCCTTAAAGGCAACCATTGAACAAAAGAAAGAAATCAAGTCCATCATCGAACAGATCAAATCGGAAGAAATCACAATTGAAAACATCCGGATCAAGGATTTAAAAAACGATCTTCATCTACTCGAGTTGAAGATCATCGTCGACTTCCGTAAAAAGACCGTGGACATATATTATACGATTTCTGACATCCCGGGCATCATCGATGTAGAAATCGAAAGTCTTTGA
- a CDS encoding GNAT family N-acetyltransferase — translation MAFLYRKACIADAGSIARVHVESWKSTYKEIVSDRYLDSLSIEEKKLKWERILSEDHHTMVSTTKDGVVVGFASVGRERSGEYEGELYAIYLVRDFQGKGIGRELFSRSISSLKALGCHDMFIWVLRENASKTFYYSYNPEIVKEETIIIGGEGYVEEGLLLSF, via the coding sequence GTGGCGTTCCTTTATAGAAAGGCATGCATCGCCGATGCAGGGAGCATTGCCAGAGTGCATGTGGAAAGCTGGAAATCGACCTATAAGGAAATCGTGTCAGACAGATATCTGGATTCCTTGTCAATAGAAGAGAAGAAGCTGAAGTGGGAAAGGATCCTGTCGGAAGACCATCATACAATGGTTTCCACGACGAAAGACGGAGTGGTTGTCGGTTTTGCATCTGTGGGCAGGGAAAGAAGCGGGGAGTATGAAGGGGAACTCTATGCCATTTATCTTGTAAGGGACTTCCAAGGGAAAGGGATCGGAAGGGAGTTATTCTCGCGGAGCATCTCCTCCCTCAAGGCTCTTGGTTGTCACGATATGTTCATCTGGGTATTGAGGGAGAATGCATCTAAAACGTTCTATTATTCCTACAATCCTGAAATCGTTAAAGAAGAGACGATTATCATCGGGGGTGAAGGGTACGTGGAAGAAGGTCT
- a CDS encoding DMT family transporter, which produces MSEAKINPYLLLAIGVISVSTSAIIVKFSAAPAGVLAFYRLFFTVLLMTPFFLLHYVKELKLITVKDWGLCLLAGGFLAFHFILWFESLNYTSVASSTVLVTLQPLFAFLGAYLFFGEKLTGKSVISAILAVSGSIVISWGDFKVSGTALWGDLLALVACALVTGYLLFGQTIRKRLSLMTYTYIVYAMSAAVLFIYSLIKGESFYPYAGEEWLYFLLLAIIPTLLGHSLFNWSLKWLSTSTISMAILFEPVGAAILAYWLLSEKILLTQVIGAGIILLGVTIFLLEERKLKKALKELRKVEESSGVPL; this is translated from the coding sequence ATGTCAGAAGCAAAAATCAATCCATATCTACTACTTGCGATCGGTGTCATTTCCGTATCCACTTCCGCCATCATCGTCAAGTTCTCGGCGGCTCCCGCAGGGGTGCTGGCATTTTATCGACTTTTCTTCACCGTCCTGCTCATGACACCGTTTTTTCTCCTACACTATGTGAAAGAATTGAAACTTATTACCGTGAAGGACTGGGGTCTTTGCCTTCTCGCCGGCGGCTTCCTTGCTTTTCACTTCATCCTATGGTTCGAATCTCTCAACTATACATCTGTGGCGAGCTCCACCGTCCTTGTGACCCTCCAGCCACTCTTTGCATTTTTGGGAGCGTATCTCTTCTTCGGTGAAAAGCTTACTGGGAAATCAGTGATCTCCGCCATACTTGCAGTATCCGGCAGTATTGTAATCAGTTGGGGGGACTTCAAGGTAAGTGGGACTGCCTTGTGGGGGGATCTTCTTGCACTGGTGGCATGTGCTTTGGTGACAGGGTATCTTCTGTTCGGTCAAACCATCAGGAAACGCCTTTCGCTCATGACATATACGTATATCGTGTACGCCATGAGTGCAGCCGTCCTATTTATTTATTCTCTGATCAAGGGTGAATCGTTTTATCCGTACGCAGGAGAAGAATGGCTGTACTTCTTGCTACTGGCTATCATCCCTACGCTCCTTGGGCATTCATTGTTCAACTGGTCATTGAAATGGCTCAGCACCTCGACGATCTCCATGGCGATCTTATTTGAGCCGGTCGGTGCAGCAATTTTGGCTTATTGGCTTTTATCTGAGAAAATTTTACTCACCCAGGTCATCGGTGCAGGAATCATCCTTTTGGGAGTAACGATTTTCTTGTTGGAAGAACGGAAACTGAAAAAAGCACTGAAAGAGCTTAGAAAGGTGGAGGAGAGCAGTGGCGTTCCTTTATAG
- a CDS encoding MgtC/SapB family protein has translation MIVIKRIFLIVLLSGLIGLERESKNHPAGLRTHILVGVGSCLLMLLSIYGFQPFLDEHPELNGFDPSRIPSYVISGIGFLGAGTILVHRGVTVRGLTTAASIWVVAGLGLVVGIGMHYEAIFTTAIIVLTLFFLTRAEQYYRGKLRKKRWYTLSIRMQAYELSAVTDFMQEHGLEVAELDVEQGAGLISCYFMVYSIGEDPIHNVMQGLISREGIDQVRLMKK, from the coding sequence ATGATTGTCATCAAACGGATCTTCCTCATTGTACTGCTGAGCGGGTTGATCGGCTTGGAACGGGAATCGAAGAATCATCCTGCGGGTCTCAGGACCCATATACTTGTGGGGGTCGGTTCTTGTCTACTCATGCTGCTCTCCATCTATGGGTTTCAGCCATTCCTGGATGAGCATCCGGAGCTGAACGGATTTGACCCGAGCAGGATTCCGTCCTATGTGATTTCAGGTATCGGTTTTCTCGGGGCGGGGACAATCCTTGTGCACCGAGGTGTAACCGTCAGGGGACTCACGACGGCCGCCAGCATATGGGTGGTTGCCGGTCTCGGGCTTGTCGTGGGAATAGGTATGCACTACGAAGCGATATTTACAACGGCGATCATCGTCCTCACCCTGTTCTTCCTCACGAGGGCTGAACAGTATTATAGGGGTAAACTTAGGAAAAAACGGTGGTATACGTTATCCATTCGGATGCAGGCATATGAATTATCTGCCGTCACTGATTTTATGCAAGAACATGGACTGGAGGTTGCCGAGCTCGACGTTGAACAAGGGGCTGGTCTTATCTCCTGCTACTTCATGGTTTATTCAATTGGTGAGGATCCCATTCACAACGTAATGCAGGGATTGATTTCCCGGGAGGGCATCGATCAGGTGCGCCTGATGAAAAAATGA